The proteins below come from a single Chiloscyllium punctatum isolate Juve2018m chromosome 20, sChiPun1.3, whole genome shotgun sequence genomic window:
- the LOC140491785 gene encoding liver-expressed antimicrobial peptide 2-like: MNAQILNIVLIICMASTLFVNQADCAAIGPVETVLQRARRMTPLWRWITYRPLGSSCRSNEECSSKYCRKKRCALAAHED; encoded by the exons ATGAATGCTCAGATTTTGAACATCGTTCTTATTATTTGCATGGCTTCAACTCTTTTCGTCAATCAG GCTGACTGTGCTGCTATTGGGCCAGTAGAAACTGTGCTTCAGAGAGCCAGGAGAATGACTCCTCTCTGGAGATGGATCACTTACAGGCCCCTTGGATCCTCTTGCAGGAGCAATGAGGAATGCAGCTCAAAATACTGCAG AAAGAAGCGCTGTGCCTTGGCAGCCCATGAAGACTGA